In Quercus robur chromosome 10, dhQueRobu3.1, whole genome shotgun sequence, a genomic segment contains:
- the LOC126703283 gene encoding uncharacterized protein LOC126703283 produces MAMSKVEAEEEEEETERLVIMGTTKVVYYLQPLMSKELLCKFPDKLSAFDFDYTQSSIWSPLVPRAYSAMDLDSDFDDLDFMTTPTNRKLSFGGGGAMVLSNKTKLKKVTSNIKKKLNINLNLNVLKMKHMHKHKTKPSEFSPTPLKPTFTCFPHTTKAWTKTLKAASKHFKKKKKKDPTAHVKLSNHLRDGNISR; encoded by the exons ATGGCTATGTCCAAAgtagaagcagaagaagaagaagaagagacagAGAGGCTTGTTATTATGGGCACTACGAAAGTGGTGTACTACTTGCAACCATTGATGTCTAAAGAGCTTCTCTGCAAATTCCCTGACAAGTTATCGGCTTTCGACTTCGACTACACGCAGAGCTCAATATGGTCCCCTTTGGTCCCTCGGGCTTACAGTGCCATGGACTTGGATTCTGATTTTGATGATTTGGATTTCATGACAACACCCACAAATAGAAAGCTCTcatttggtggtggtggtgctatGGTGTTAAGCAACAAAACCAAGTTGAAGAAAGTCACTTCCAACATCAAGAAGAAGCTCAACATCAATCTTAATCTTAATGTTTTGAAGATGAAGCACATGCACAAGCACAAAACCAAGCCATCTGAGTTCTCCCCAACTCCTCTAAAGCCCACTTTTACTTGTTTCCCACACACCACAAAG GCTTGGACTAAGACTTTGAAAGCTGCCTCTAAACAtttcaagaaaaagaagaagaaagatccCACGGCCCATGTGAAGCTCTCCAACCATTTGAGAGATGGGAATATTTCAAGATGA
- the LOC126702868 gene encoding uncharacterized protein LOC126702868 isoform X3 — protein sequence MLHRDSYCMQVYHSKVPRDWVCESCLSGDTVLPEAGVKEDKKRTMHTESPSSGWQANSKRQKPIPTGKVKYMPTAEVIKLSSAPQKVSPLQMKFGPRSGPSCFTASSQSNPVGFRTATPKSSTFRVQANPRLGPSGLMMKPPSFSSVQLNSPINKQAPQVSKTVKGNEALLACKKELVIEKVDALIRDTKIQKNEKVDALIPDKKIQKNTVMSGNEALLASKMGRVIEKVDALIPDKKIQKKTVMSGNEALLASKKELVIEKVDAPIPYSKIPKNEKVDALIPDSEIQKNTRQSTWRPIPKGGKFQAFFRHENSDAVESELLNSLFKFKLYRDYLPALHATWRGSILVAAKPGDIYCGLLAQTGDIYRGLQAQPPRTVSGRAYELSLRLPLTLRVMLLPRSQIWADLFQNDYPDLNDIALYFSPDDKIERSKESISCLSELMEDENVILRICIEGVDLLIFTSKQLHVDSQNVIARLEAGYVLWGIFLPVKDNQTQEPARVESSIRVASTSVIDKYRHFLGDIKAGPEPFSLRTKTSPTLYTLSQS from the exons TTATTGCATGCAGGTTTATCACTCAAAGGTTCCAAGGGATTGGGTTTGTGAATCGTGTCTGTCAGGAGACACAGTTTTGCCAGAAGCTGGTGTGAAGGAAGACAAAAAGAGAACTATGCATACAGAAAGTCCCAGTTCAGGGTGGCAGGCTAATTCTAAAAGGCAAAAGCCTATTCCAACTGGCAAAGTGAAGTACATGCCAACTGCCGAAGTCATTAAGCTATCTTCAGCCCCCCAAAAAGTCTCTCCTTTGCAAATGAAATTTGGCCCAAGATCTGGTCCTTCATGTTTCACAGCATCATCACAGAGTAATCCAGTTGGATTTAGAACTGCCACTCCAAAGTCATCAACTTTCAGGGTGCAAGCAAATCCTAGACTTGGACCTTCAGGACTTATGATGAAGCCTCCTAGTTTCAGCAGTGTGCAACTCAATTCACCAATCAATAAACAGGCACCTCAAGTATCAAAGACAGTAAAAG GAAATGAAGCTCTTCTAGCTTGCAAAAAGGAGCTTGTTATTGAGAAAGTGGATGCCCTGATTCGTGACACAAAGATACAGAAGAATGAGAAAGTGGATGCCCTGATTCCTGATAAAAAGATACAGAAGAACACAGTCATGTCTGGAAATGAAGCTCTTCTAGCTTCCAAAATGGGGCGTGTTATTGAGAAAGTGGATGCCCTGATTCCTGACAAAAAGATACAGAAGAAAACAGTCATGTCAGGAAATGAAGCTCTTCTAGCTTCCAAAAAGGAGCTTGTTATTGAGAAAGTGGATGCTCCAATTCCTTACTCAAAGATACCAAAGAATGAGAAAGTGGATGCCCTGATTCCTGACTCAGAGATACAGAAGAACACGAGGCAATCCACATGGAGGCCTATACCAAAAG GTGGTAAATTCCAAGCTTTCTTTAGACATGAGAACTCTGATGCTGTAGAAAGTGAATTGCTGAATAGTCTATTTAAATTCAAGCTATATCGTGATTATCTCCCTGCCCTACATGCAACCTGGAG GGGAAGCATTCTTGTTGCTGCCAAACCTGGTGacatttattgtgggttgctgGCTCAAACTGGTGACATTTATCGTGGGTTACAGGCTCAACCTCCACGGACTGTTAGTGGCAGGGCATATGAGTTATCACTAAGATTGCCTCTAACCCTTCGAGTTATGCTGCTTCCTCGATCCCAAATTTGGGCAGATCTTTTCCAGAATGATTATCCCGATCTGAATGACATTGCACTATATTTTTCTCCTGATGATAAAATTGAGAG ATCCAAAGAGAGTATTTCCTGCCTGTCTGAGCTGATGGAGGAcgaaaatgtaattttgagaATCTGCATTGAGGGTGTGGATTTGTTGATATTTACATCAAAACAGCTGCATGTGGACTCACAGA ATGTTATTGCACGGCTCGAAGCAGGATACGTCTTGTGGGGAATCTTTCTTCCTGTAAAAGATAATCAGACTCAG GAACCAGCTCGTGTTGAATCATCCATTAGAGTGGCATCTACAAGCGTCATCGATAAATACCGTCATTTCCTTGGGGACATTAAAGCTGGCCCTGAACCTTTTTCATTACGAACTAAAACTAGTCCAACTTTATATACACTAAGTCAAAGTTAA
- the LOC126702868 gene encoding uncharacterized protein LOC126702868 isoform X1, producing the protein MRPNVTQRQVESCEICGGDQYREKIVLCNNCYTRQHIYCMQVYHSKVPRDWVCESCLSGDTVLPEAGVKEDKKRTMHTESPSSGWQANSKRQKPIPTGKVKYMPTAEVIKLSSAPQKVSPLQMKFGPRSGPSCFTASSQSNPVGFRTATPKSSTFRVQANPRLGPSGLMMKPPSFSSVQLNSPINKQAPQVSKTVKGNEALLACKKELVIEKVDALIRDTKIQKNEKVDALIPDKKIQKNTVMSGNEALLASKMGRVIEKVDALIPDKKIQKKTVMSGNEALLASKKELVIEKVDAPIPYSKIPKNEKVDALIPDSEIQKNTRQSTWRPIPKGGKFQAFFRHENSDAVESELLNSLFKFKLYRDYLPALHATWRGSILVAAKPGDIYCGLLAQTGDIYRGLQAQPPRTVSGRAYELSLRLPLTLRVMLLPRSQIWADLFQNDYPDLNDIALYFSPDDKIERSKESISCLSELMEDENVILRICIEGVDLLIFTSKQLHVDSQNVIARLEAGYVLWGIFLPVKDNQTQEPARVESSIRVASTSVIDKYRHFLGDIKAGPEPFSLRTKTSPTLYTLSQS; encoded by the exons TTATTGCATGCAGGTTTATCACTCAAAGGTTCCAAGGGATTGGGTTTGTGAATCGTGTCTGTCAGGAGACACAGTTTTGCCAGAAGCTGGTGTGAAGGAAGACAAAAAGAGAACTATGCATACAGAAAGTCCCAGTTCAGGGTGGCAGGCTAATTCTAAAAGGCAAAAGCCTATTCCAACTGGCAAAGTGAAGTACATGCCAACTGCCGAAGTCATTAAGCTATCTTCAGCCCCCCAAAAAGTCTCTCCTTTGCAAATGAAATTTGGCCCAAGATCTGGTCCTTCATGTTTCACAGCATCATCACAGAGTAATCCAGTTGGATTTAGAACTGCCACTCCAAAGTCATCAACTTTCAGGGTGCAAGCAAATCCTAGACTTGGACCTTCAGGACTTATGATGAAGCCTCCTAGTTTCAGCAGTGTGCAACTCAATTCACCAATCAATAAACAGGCACCTCAAGTATCAAAGACAGTAAAAG GAAATGAAGCTCTTCTAGCTTGCAAAAAGGAGCTTGTTATTGAGAAAGTGGATGCCCTGATTCGTGACACAAAGATACAGAAGAATGAGAAAGTGGATGCCCTGATTCCTGATAAAAAGATACAGAAGAACACAGTCATGTCTGGAAATGAAGCTCTTCTAGCTTCCAAAATGGGGCGTGTTATTGAGAAAGTGGATGCCCTGATTCCTGACAAAAAGATACAGAAGAAAACAGTCATGTCAGGAAATGAAGCTCTTCTAGCTTCCAAAAAGGAGCTTGTTATTGAGAAAGTGGATGCTCCAATTCCTTACTCAAAGATACCAAAGAATGAGAAAGTGGATGCCCTGATTCCTGACTCAGAGATACAGAAGAACACGAGGCAATCCACATGGAGGCCTATACCAAAAG GTGGTAAATTCCAAGCTTTCTTTAGACATGAGAACTCTGATGCTGTAGAAAGTGAATTGCTGAATAGTCTATTTAAATTCAAGCTATATCGTGATTATCTCCCTGCCCTACATGCAACCTGGAG GGGAAGCATTCTTGTTGCTGCCAAACCTGGTGacatttattgtgggttgctgGCTCAAACTGGTGACATTTATCGTGGGTTACAGGCTCAACCTCCACGGACTGTTAGTGGCAGGGCATATGAGTTATCACTAAGATTGCCTCTAACCCTTCGAGTTATGCTGCTTCCTCGATCCCAAATTTGGGCAGATCTTTTCCAGAATGATTATCCCGATCTGAATGACATTGCACTATATTTTTCTCCTGATGATAAAATTGAGAG ATCCAAAGAGAGTATTTCCTGCCTGTCTGAGCTGATGGAGGAcgaaaatgtaattttgagaATCTGCATTGAGGGTGTGGATTTGTTGATATTTACATCAAAACAGCTGCATGTGGACTCACAGA ATGTTATTGCACGGCTCGAAGCAGGATACGTCTTGTGGGGAATCTTTCTTCCTGTAAAAGATAATCAGACTCAG GAACCAGCTCGTGTTGAATCATCCATTAGAGTGGCATCTACAAGCGTCATCGATAAATACCGTCATTTCCTTGGGGACATTAAAGCTGGCCCTGAACCTTTTTCATTACGAACTAAAACTAGTCCAACTTTATATACACTAAGTCAAAGTTAA
- the LOC126702868 gene encoding uncharacterized protein LOC126702868 isoform X2, with amino-acid sequence MRPNVTQRQVESCEICGGDQYREKIVLCNNCYTRQHIYCMQVYHSKVPRDWVCESCLSGDTVLPEAGVKEDKKRTMHTESPSSGWQANSKRQKPIPTGKVKYMPTAEVIKLSSAPQKVSPLQMKFGPRSGPSCFTASSQSNPVGFRTATPKSSTFRVQANPRLGPSGLMMKPPSFSSVQLNSPINKQAPQVSKTVKALLACKKELVIEKVDALIRDTKIQKNEKVDALIPDKKIQKNTVMSGNEALLASKMGRVIEKVDALIPDKKIQKKTVMSGNEALLASKKELVIEKVDAPIPYSKIPKNEKVDALIPDSEIQKNTRQSTWRPIPKGGKFQAFFRHENSDAVESELLNSLFKFKLYRDYLPALHATWRGSILVAAKPGDIYCGLLAQTGDIYRGLQAQPPRTVSGRAYELSLRLPLTLRVMLLPRSQIWADLFQNDYPDLNDIALYFSPDDKIERSKESISCLSELMEDENVILRICIEGVDLLIFTSKQLHVDSQNVIARLEAGYVLWGIFLPVKDNQTQEPARVESSIRVASTSVIDKYRHFLGDIKAGPEPFSLRTKTSPTLYTLSQS; translated from the exons TTATTGCATGCAGGTTTATCACTCAAAGGTTCCAAGGGATTGGGTTTGTGAATCGTGTCTGTCAGGAGACACAGTTTTGCCAGAAGCTGGTGTGAAGGAAGACAAAAAGAGAACTATGCATACAGAAAGTCCCAGTTCAGGGTGGCAGGCTAATTCTAAAAGGCAAAAGCCTATTCCAACTGGCAAAGTGAAGTACATGCCAACTGCCGAAGTCATTAAGCTATCTTCAGCCCCCCAAAAAGTCTCTCCTTTGCAAATGAAATTTGGCCCAAGATCTGGTCCTTCATGTTTCACAGCATCATCACAGAGTAATCCAGTTGGATTTAGAACTGCCACTCCAAAGTCATCAACTTTCAGGGTGCAAGCAAATCCTAGACTTGGACCTTCAGGACTTATGATGAAGCCTCCTAGTTTCAGCAGTGTGCAACTCAATTCACCAATCAATAAACAGGCACCTCAAGTATCAAAGACAGTAAAAG CTCTTCTAGCTTGCAAAAAGGAGCTTGTTATTGAGAAAGTGGATGCCCTGATTCGTGACACAAAGATACAGAAGAATGAGAAAGTGGATGCCCTGATTCCTGATAAAAAGATACAGAAGAACACAGTCATGTCTGGAAATGAAGCTCTTCTAGCTTCCAAAATGGGGCGTGTTATTGAGAAAGTGGATGCCCTGATTCCTGACAAAAAGATACAGAAGAAAACAGTCATGTCAGGAAATGAAGCTCTTCTAGCTTCCAAAAAGGAGCTTGTTATTGAGAAAGTGGATGCTCCAATTCCTTACTCAAAGATACCAAAGAATGAGAAAGTGGATGCCCTGATTCCTGACTCAGAGATACAGAAGAACACGAGGCAATCCACATGGAGGCCTATACCAAAAG GTGGTAAATTCCAAGCTTTCTTTAGACATGAGAACTCTGATGCTGTAGAAAGTGAATTGCTGAATAGTCTATTTAAATTCAAGCTATATCGTGATTATCTCCCTGCCCTACATGCAACCTGGAG GGGAAGCATTCTTGTTGCTGCCAAACCTGGTGacatttattgtgggttgctgGCTCAAACTGGTGACATTTATCGTGGGTTACAGGCTCAACCTCCACGGACTGTTAGTGGCAGGGCATATGAGTTATCACTAAGATTGCCTCTAACCCTTCGAGTTATGCTGCTTCCTCGATCCCAAATTTGGGCAGATCTTTTCCAGAATGATTATCCCGATCTGAATGACATTGCACTATATTTTTCTCCTGATGATAAAATTGAGAG ATCCAAAGAGAGTATTTCCTGCCTGTCTGAGCTGATGGAGGAcgaaaatgtaattttgagaATCTGCATTGAGGGTGTGGATTTGTTGATATTTACATCAAAACAGCTGCATGTGGACTCACAGA ATGTTATTGCACGGCTCGAAGCAGGATACGTCTTGTGGGGAATCTTTCTTCCTGTAAAAGATAATCAGACTCAG GAACCAGCTCGTGTTGAATCATCCATTAGAGTGGCATCTACAAGCGTCATCGATAAATACCGTCATTTCCTTGGGGACATTAAAGCTGGCCCTGAACCTTTTTCATTACGAACTAAAACTAGTCCAACTTTATATACACTAAGTCAAAGTTAA